A window from Acetonema longum DSM 6540 encodes these proteins:
- a CDS encoding anthranilate synthase component II has product MILLIDNYDSFTYNVYQAVANLGCELQVIRNDRLSLPEIEQGNYSAIIISPGPGTPDDAGVSKQAVAVFAGKIPILGICLGHQVIGEVFGGKIIRAPQPVHGKVSRVHHSGTGTYAGVSQPLMAGRYHSLIVDKETLPDCLEATAVSDNGLIMGIRHRQYNIEGVQFHPESILTPEGGRLLSNFLGGIKGNAH; this is encoded by the coding sequence GTGATTTTGCTGATTGATAACTACGATTCCTTTACCTATAACGTTTACCAGGCTGTGGCCAATCTGGGCTGCGAATTGCAGGTAATCCGCAATGACCGACTCTCCCTGCCGGAAATAGAACAGGGAAACTATTCGGCCATCATCATCTCCCCCGGACCGGGAACTCCCGACGACGCCGGCGTCAGCAAACAGGCGGTCGCCGTCTTCGCCGGCAAGATTCCCATTCTGGGAATCTGCCTCGGCCACCAGGTCATCGGCGAGGTCTTCGGCGGGAAGATCATCCGTGCCCCCCAACCCGTCCACGGCAAAGTATCCAGAGTGCATCACAGTGGAACCGGAACTTACGCCGGGGTGTCCCAGCCCCTTATGGCAGGGCGGTATCACTCTCTGATCGTGGATAAGGAAACTCTGCCCGACTGCCTGGAAGCGACGGCGGTCAGCGATAACGGGCTGATTATGGGAATCAGGCATAGGCAGTATAATATTGAGGGGGTACAGTTTCATCCGGAGTCTATTTTGACGCCGGAGGGGGGAAGGCTGTTGAGTAATTTTCTTGGCGGAATAAAGGGGAACGCTCATTAA
- a CDS encoding anthranilate synthase component I family protein gives MRLSVSGREFSSLDGSYTIIPVYTEIPVDLDTPVSLYYKLVGDSPGFMLESAESGKNFGRYSFIGSDPMLRLTAYSDRMEVVADQRRYHIAKSPLTALQEVLAGFSCPDFPDLPPFSGGAVGYLSFEAAATWERVRGMSISPEAVLGQFMICRKIVAMDHLTHTAKLIVLVQPGLHGVQVAYDTAVAELRQMADQLKQPVLIPAEQAPDSGREPLLPPDDPPIKQSYMEAVRAAKEYIAAGDIFQVVLSHPFTHPLTAPPFMLYRRLRRINPSPYMFYFNTGNLQIVGASPEMLVKLQGGKVYSCPIAGTRPRGQTAGQDAALAAELLADVKECAEHAMLVDLGRNDIGRISLPGTVAASRLMEVENFSHVMHIVSEVTGQVDPKYMPTDVLAACFPAGTVSGAPKCRAMEIINELETAARDSYAGSVGYIDFRGNMDTCITIRTMAIEGDQVTIRAGAGIVADSVPELEYQEIRHKAKALFRVLGGE, from the coding sequence ATGCGGTTGTCTGTCAGTGGTCGTGAATTTTCTTCCCTGGACGGGTCTTATACTATCATTCCGGTTTATACCGAAATACCGGTTGACTTGGATACGCCCGTTTCTCTTTATTACAAGCTGGTAGGCGACAGTCCGGGCTTTATGCTGGAAAGCGCCGAGAGCGGCAAGAATTTTGGCCGCTACTCCTTTATCGGCTCTGATCCGATGCTGCGCCTGACCGCTTATTCGGACCGGATGGAAGTCGTTGCTGACCAAAGGCGGTATCATATCGCAAAATCGCCTTTGACCGCCTTGCAAGAGGTTTTAGCCGGTTTCTCCTGTCCTGATTTTCCGGATTTGCCGCCTTTCAGCGGCGGAGCGGTGGGGTATCTGAGCTTCGAGGCCGCCGCTACCTGGGAGAGGGTCCGGGGGATGAGCATTTCCCCGGAAGCTGTCCTGGGGCAGTTTATGATCTGCCGGAAGATTGTCGCCATGGACCATCTGACTCACACCGCCAAGCTGATTGTTCTGGTTCAGCCCGGCCTTCACGGCGTTCAGGTGGCCTATGACACGGCTGTGGCGGAACTTCGACAAATGGCTGATCAATTAAAGCAGCCCGTCCTCATTCCGGCGGAACAAGCTCCTGACTCTGGCAGGGAACCGCTGCTGCCGCCTGACGATCCCCCGATAAAGCAAAGTTACATGGAAGCGGTTCGAGCCGCCAAAGAATATATAGCTGCCGGCGACATATTCCAGGTGGTGCTGTCTCATCCCTTCACCCACCCTCTGACAGCCCCTCCCTTTATGCTGTACCGCCGGCTGAGGCGGATCAACCCTTCTCCTTACATGTTTTATTTCAATACCGGCAATCTGCAGATAGTGGGAGCGTCGCCGGAAATGCTGGTCAAACTCCAGGGCGGAAAAGTCTATTCCTGCCCCATCGCCGGCACCAGACCGCGGGGCCAGACCGCCGGGCAAGACGCAGCCCTGGCCGCCGAACTGCTGGCTGATGTGAAAGAATGCGCCGAACACGCCATGCTGGTGGATTTGGGCCGCAACGACATCGGACGAATCAGCCTGCCCGGCACAGTTGCAGCGAGCCGGCTGATGGAGGTGGAGAACTTTTCCCACGTGATGCATATCGTTTCCGAAGTAACCGGTCAGGTTGACCCGAAATACATGCCGACCGATGTGCTGGCTGCTTGTTTTCCCGCCGGGACCGTCAGCGGCGCTCCCAAGTGCCGGGCCATGGAAATCATCAATGAACTGGAGACAGCCGCGAGGGACAGCTACGCCGGCTCGGTAGGCTATATCGATTTTCGCGGCAATATGGACACCTGCATTACCATCCGGACTATGGCGATTGAGGGCGACCAGGTAACGATCCGCGCCGGCGCCGGCATTGTAGCCGACTCTGTCCCCGAACTGGAATACCAGGAGATCCGTCATAAGGCCAAAGCGTTATTTCGGGTGCTGGGAGGCGAATAG
- the trpA gene encoding tryptophan synthase subunit alpha, with translation MEGTMIAAGLKQRKESGQKGLIVYLTAGYPDLDATYQAVMAAEAAGADAIEIGIPFSDPIADGPVIQKAATEALKRGVTAPKILELIRRIRRSSSIPLAVMTYVNTVLHYSPQKFIADFSAAGVAGLIIPDLPMEESGFIQAICREYPMELISFIAPTSGQDRIAAISKEASGFLYCISSTGVTGVKRTDYQLVEKIICQASRHTTIPIAVGFGIGSPEVAREAAKYADAVIVGSAVVQRMEKGDVASVRDFLSGIRRELDRGGL, from the coding sequence GTGGAAGGAACGATGATTGCTGCTGGATTAAAGCAGCGGAAAGAAAGCGGCCAAAAGGGTCTAATCGTCTATCTGACAGCTGGGTATCCGGACCTGGACGCCACCTATCAGGCAGTCATGGCAGCAGAAGCAGCCGGCGCCGATGCCATCGAAATCGGCATTCCCTTCTCCGACCCTATCGCCGATGGGCCGGTGATTCAAAAAGCGGCGACAGAGGCCCTGAAACGCGGGGTGACTGCCCCTAAAATACTGGAACTAATCCGGCGGATTCGCCGCAGTTCTTCTATCCCCTTAGCGGTGATGACCTATGTAAATACAGTGCTGCACTATAGCCCGCAGAAGTTTATTGCCGATTTTTCAGCTGCCGGGGTAGCCGGGCTGATTATCCCGGACCTGCCAATGGAAGAAAGCGGATTCATTCAGGCTATCTGCCGGGAATACCCCATGGAACTCATCAGCTTTATCGCCCCCACCAGCGGCCAGGACAGGATTGCTGCCATCAGCAAGGAAGCTTCCGGTTTTCTCTATTGCATTTCCAGCACCGGCGTGACCGGAGTGAAAAGGACAGACTATCAGCTGGTAGAGAAAATCATCTGTCAGGCCAGCCGGCATACAACAATACCCATTGCCGTGGGCTTTGGCATCGGCAGCCCTGAAGTCGCCCGGGAAGCAGCCAAGTATGCCGACGCGGTCATCGTCGGCAGCGCGGTGGTGCAGAGAATGGAAAAAGGCGATGTGGCATCTGTGAGAGATTTCCTCTCTGGCATAAGGCGGGAGTTGGACAGGGGTGGACTGTAG
- the trpB gene encoding tryptophan synthase subunit beta, whose product MSDNGRYGQYGGQFVPETVMPALLELEDFYRTVKQDASFIAELNRYLAEYAGRPTRLYYAANLTRHYGGAGIYLKREDLLHTGAHKINNALGQALLARRMGKKRIVAETGAGQHGVACATMAALFGMECKVFMGEEDIERQALNVFRMRLLGTEVVPVTSGSGTLKDATSEAIRYWVTNVRDTHYIIGSVVGPHPYPMLVRDFQTVIGQEIREQQAALNIKNIDFLLACVGGGSNAMGTFHPFHQEKFVRKIGVEAAGKGIFTGQHAASLTQGEPGALHGALSYLLQDEDGQVIPAFSISAGLDYPGVGPEHSYFKDAGLVEYVSVTDQQALQAFELLAKTEGIIPALESAHALAYLEILMPDTKPDQTVVICLSGRGDKDVQQVAKVMEEK is encoded by the coding sequence ATGTCAGACAATGGACGTTACGGGCAATACGGGGGGCAGTTTGTGCCGGAAACTGTGATGCCGGCATTACTTGAACTGGAGGATTTTTACCGTACCGTTAAACAGGACGCGTCGTTTATCGCCGAACTCAACCGGTATCTGGCAGAATACGCCGGCCGGCCGACCCGGCTGTATTACGCCGCCAATTTAACCCGCCATTACGGCGGCGCCGGGATTTATCTGAAGCGGGAAGACCTGTTGCATACAGGAGCCCATAAGATCAACAATGCCCTGGGACAGGCACTGCTGGCCAGGCGCATGGGGAAAAAACGCATTGTAGCGGAGACCGGCGCCGGCCAGCACGGGGTGGCCTGCGCTACCATGGCGGCCCTGTTCGGGATGGAATGCAAGGTGTTCATGGGCGAGGAAGACATTGAGCGCCAGGCCTTGAACGTGTTCCGTATGCGATTGCTGGGGACGGAAGTGGTCCCGGTTACCAGCGGCTCCGGCACTCTCAAAGATGCCACCAGCGAAGCCATTCGCTACTGGGTGACCAATGTGAGGGATACCCACTATATCATCGGCTCAGTGGTGGGACCTCATCCTTACCCCATGCTTGTGCGGGATTTTCAGACTGTGATCGGCCAGGAGATCCGGGAGCAGCAGGCGGCTTTGAACATTAAGAACATCGACTTTTTGCTGGCCTGCGTGGGAGGCGGCAGCAATGCCATGGGAACGTTTCATCCCTTTCATCAGGAAAAATTCGTCCGCAAGATCGGGGTGGAGGCGGCCGGCAAAGGCATATTCACCGGTCAACACGCCGCTTCTTTGACGCAGGGCGAGCCCGGCGCGCTGCATGGGGCTCTGAGTTACCTGCTGCAGGATGAGGACGGTCAGGTTATCCCGGCCTTTTCAATTTCCGCCGGTTTGGATTATCCCGGCGTAGGCCCGGAACACTCGTATTTTAAAGACGCCGGCCTGGTGGAATACGTGTCGGTCACCGATCAGCAGGCTTTGCAGGCCTTTGAGCTGCTGGCCAAAACCGAAGGCATTATTCCCGCCCTGGAAAGCGCCCACGCTCTGGCTTACCTGGAGATTCTCATGCCGGACACCAAGCCGGACCAGACAGTGGTCATCTGTCTGTCGGGACGAGGCGACAAAGACGTGCAGCAAGTTGCCAAAGTAATGGAGGAGAAATAG
- the trpC gene encoding indole-3-glycerol phosphate synthase TrpC, translating to MLTQIVADIRRQVAETKALAPLAQFRREIQPGQFLFSQAIKTTDWALIAECKLMSPAKGVLVQGVTVPELAQIYSQNGASCLSVHTSRPFGGSIQDIGRVKAVSQLPVLCKDFMIDPYQIYQARWAGADAVLLIAAILSDLQLQQYQAIAGELGLDCLVEIHSLEELERARTAGAHLVGINNRDLKTFTTDVARTYELLPYCGKECLVISESGIAGPEEVEQLQRSGVRGALVGEGLVKAPDIAGRTRQLARVVVPL from the coding sequence ATGCTAACCCAAATTGTCGCTGATATCCGGCGTCAGGTAGCTGAAACAAAGGCCCTTGCGCCCCTTGCGCAATTCAGGCGGGAAATTCAACCCGGACAATTTTTATTCAGCCAGGCGATTAAAACGACGGATTGGGCGCTGATCGCAGAATGCAAGCTGATGTCTCCCGCCAAAGGCGTCTTGGTTCAAGGTGTTACTGTGCCTGAACTGGCCCAAATCTACAGCCAAAACGGGGCAAGCTGCCTGTCGGTGCACACCAGCCGTCCCTTTGGCGGCAGCATTCAGGACATCGGCAGGGTAAAGGCCGTGAGCCAACTGCCGGTGTTGTGCAAAGACTTTATGATTGATCCCTATCAGATTTATCAGGCCCGTTGGGCAGGGGCCGACGCTGTTCTGCTGATTGCCGCCATATTGTCTGACCTTCAGCTTCAGCAGTATCAGGCGATTGCCGGCGAACTGGGTCTGGACTGCCTGGTGGAGATCCACAGTCTGGAGGAACTGGAACGGGCCCGGACAGCCGGGGCGCATCTGGTAGGGATCAATAACCGGGACCTGAAAACATTTACCACGGACGTAGCCAGGACCTATGAACTTCTGCCCTATTGCGGCAAAGAATGCCTGGTGATCAGCGAAAGCGGCATTGCCGGCCCGGAGGAAGTAGAACAGCTGCAGCGGTCCGGGGTCCGGGGTGCCCTGGTGGGGGAAGGGCTGGTGAAAGCACCGGATATTGCCGGGCGTACCCGGCAGCTGGCCAGGGTTGTTGTCCCGTTGTAA
- a CDS encoding phosphoribosylanthranilate isomerase: MLVKICGITRLEDARAARQYGADMIGFVFADSRRRIEVREAARIAQEVRGIGKAGVFVDQPLEEVRQIAVQCQLDYIQLSGGEPAEYCRQLNRPVIKAVRIGSGEPDREGWESFPADWLLFDSFVPGQAGGSGRTFDWAGLREITRRISKPFLVAGGLNGVNVPEAINILRPYGVDVSSGVETDGVKDQAKIRDFILSAKAAKTAKEGSHANPNCR; this comes from the coding sequence ATGCTCGTTAAAATCTGCGGCATAACCAGACTGGAGGATGCCCGCGCCGCCCGGCAGTATGGTGCGGACATGATCGGTTTTGTCTTCGCCGACAGCCGGCGCCGGATTGAGGTAAGGGAGGCGGCCCGGATCGCGCAAGAGGTCAGGGGGATTGGCAAGGCAGGGGTGTTTGTTGACCAACCCCTGGAGGAAGTGCGGCAGATTGCTGTCCAGTGTCAGCTGGACTATATCCAGCTTTCCGGTGGTGAACCGGCCGAGTACTGCCGTCAGCTCAACCGTCCGGTTATCAAGGCGGTGCGGATCGGTTCCGGCGAGCCGGACAGGGAAGGATGGGAGAGCTTTCCCGCTGACTGGCTGCTGTTCGACAGTTTTGTCCCCGGTCAGGCCGGCGGCAGCGGCAGGACCTTTGACTGGGCCGGACTGCGGGAGATAACCCGGCGCATTTCCAAACCGTTCCTGGTGGCCGGCGGCCTGAATGGGGTCAATGTGCCGGAGGCCATTAACATATTGCGCCCTTACGGCGTGGATGTATCCAGCGGGGTGGAGACAGACGGCGTCAAGGACCAGGCGAAAATTCGCGACTTTATTCTTTCGGCTAAAGCAGCAAAAACCGCCAAGGAGGGATCCCATGCTAACCCAAATTGTCGCTGA
- the trpD gene encoding anthranilate phosphoribosyltransferase, which yields MLKEYLNLLISGQDLSREQARNSMKIIMSGQASGSQIGSLLTALRLKGENSEEIVGFAEIMRHFSRRTDCGRRDVVDTCGTGGDRKGTFNVSTAAAFVAAGAGATVAKHGNHGVSSTSGSADVLKSLGVNIDLTPEETTQAVSKLGVGFAYAPVFHPAMKYAGPTRRELGFRTVFNLLGPLTNPLGAKRQLMGVYDGSLTGKIAEVLLQLGVDHAMVVYGLDGLDEITTTAPSQISEVKDGQVTTYRIEPKDYGFTLCDPADYQVSTPAESAASIIQLLQGRHGPKRDLVLINAAAALMVAGRSQDIREGIALSQRSIDSGAALGKLEELRQYTCFRRGGTDDAR from the coding sequence ATGTTAAAAGAGTATCTCAATCTCCTGATTTCCGGTCAGGATTTATCCCGGGAACAGGCCAGAAACTCAATGAAAATCATTATGTCGGGGCAGGCCAGCGGCTCCCAGATCGGCAGTTTGCTGACAGCCCTGCGCCTGAAAGGGGAAAACAGCGAGGAAATCGTCGGTTTTGCCGAAATAATGCGGCATTTTTCCCGCCGAACCGATTGCGGCCGGCGTGATGTAGTCGATACCTGCGGCACGGGCGGTGACCGGAAAGGAACGTTTAACGTTTCCACCGCTGCTGCTTTCGTAGCGGCAGGGGCCGGGGCAACCGTCGCCAAACATGGCAATCACGGCGTATCCAGTACATCCGGCAGTGCCGATGTGCTCAAAAGCCTGGGTGTAAACATTGATTTGACACCGGAGGAGACGACTCAGGCAGTGAGCAAATTGGGAGTAGGATTTGCCTATGCGCCGGTTTTTCATCCGGCGATGAAATATGCCGGCCCCACCCGTCGGGAACTGGGCTTTCGGACGGTGTTCAACCTTTTGGGGCCTCTGACCAATCCTCTGGGAGCCAAACGGCAGCTGATGGGGGTTTATGATGGTTCCCTGACCGGTAAAATAGCCGAAGTCCTGCTGCAGCTTGGCGTGGACCACGCCATGGTGGTGTACGGCCTGGACGGCTTAGATGAAATCACCACCACAGCTCCCAGCCAAATCTCAGAAGTGAAAGACGGTCAGGTCACAACCTACCGGATCGAGCCGAAGGATTACGGGTTTACCCTGTGTGATCCAGCCGACTATCAGGTCAGCACACCGGCGGAAAGCGCCGCCAGCATCATCCAGCTGCTGCAAGGCCGGCATGGCCCCAAACGGGACCTGGTCCTGATCAACGCGGCGGCAGCCCTGATGGTAGCCGGTCGGTCCCAGGATATCCGGGAAGGAATCGCTCTTAGCCAAAGGAGTATCGACAGCGGCGCCGCTCTGGGCAAGCTGGAGGAACTGCGCCAATACACCTGTTTCCGCCGGGGAGGCACGGACGATGCTCGTTAA
- a CDS encoding trimeric intracellular cation channel family protein: protein MTTVWSVLEITGVVAFAVSGALTGIRSRLDIFGVLILAVVTAIGGGIIRDVVIGNTPPLTFRDSTFFIISCASAVGVLFTYRWLDRYQNTILFFDAVGLGAFTATSANLAIQHHLDSLFIVTAVATITGIGGGILRDMIVKEIPYVFRQEVYAINAIIGAAVFYYSQSYLTGSLPLYLSFVVTTVLRLCCIKYKWNFPVLGMDSKQVVSGEHKSD, encoded by the coding sequence ATGACAACAGTATGGAGTGTCCTGGAAATTACGGGGGTAGTGGCCTTTGCCGTTTCCGGCGCCCTGACGGGAATTCGCAGCCGTCTCGATATTTTCGGTGTACTGATTTTAGCCGTGGTTACCGCCATTGGCGGCGGGATCATACGGGATGTGGTGATTGGCAATACACCTCCCTTAACCTTTCGCGACTCAACGTTCTTTATCATCAGCTGCGCATCGGCTGTAGGGGTCTTGTTCACCTACCGCTGGCTGGACCGGTATCAGAACACGATCCTGTTTTTTGACGCCGTCGGCCTTGGCGCCTTTACGGCGACCAGCGCCAACCTGGCCATTCAGCACCATCTGGATTCTCTGTTTATTGTAACGGCAGTGGCTACGATCACCGGCATCGGCGGCGGTATTCTCCGGGATATGATCGTCAAAGAGATCCCCTATGTGTTCCGGCAGGAAGTCTATGCCATCAACGCCATTATCGGCGCCGCGGTTTTTTATTATTCGCAATCATATTTAACGGGTTCTCTGCCATTATATCTTTCCTTTGTTGTCACCACCGTCTTGCGTCTTTGCTGCATTAAATACAAGTGGAATTTTCCCGTTCTCGGCATGGATTCAAAGCAGGTCGTTTCCGGCGAACACAAGTCTGATTAG
- the ahpF gene encoding alkyl hydroperoxide reductase subunit F has translation MAEMSSALLDQDIKEQLSQYLQMAEGDVLIKVSADSGQVSGDMLALLEEIASLSPRVAIEKTKLSRTPSFSIQSAATAGGDGRITFAGIPLGHEFTSLVLALLQVSGRAPKVDQNVIDQIKAIKGEYRFETYVSLSCHICPDIVQALNMMSVLNPGITHTMVDGGVFREEAEAKNILAVPVVYLNGEFFHSGRISVEEVIAKLGGGPDVSQLAAKEPFDTLIIGGGPAGVSAAIYAARKGIRTGLVAERLGGQVQETLGIENFISIKYTEGPTVAANLEEHLREYQIDVIKAQRCRRLEKKDLIEIELENGSVLRSKAVILATGARWRNICVPGEAEFKTKGVAYCPHCDGPIFKGKRVAVIGGGNSGIEAAIDLAGITEHVTVLEFMPELKADLVLQQRLDSLPNVTVLKNVQTKEITGTDRVDGLTYIDRATGEEHHIDLAGVFILIGLVPNTDWLDGAVERNRFGEILVDSRGATNVPGVFAAGDCTNSHYKQIIIAMGSGASAALAAFDHLIRN, from the coding sequence ATGGCAGAGATGAGTTCAGCATTGTTAGATCAGGACATTAAAGAGCAGTTATCCCAGTATCTCCAGATGGCGGAAGGTGACGTGCTGATTAAAGTCAGCGCGGACAGCGGCCAGGTATCGGGGGATATGCTGGCTTTGCTAGAGGAAATAGCCTCCCTGTCTCCCCGCGTTGCGATTGAAAAAACCAAACTGTCCAGAACGCCCAGTTTCAGTATCCAGTCTGCGGCCACGGCCGGCGGGGACGGCAGGATCACTTTCGCCGGCATCCCTTTGGGCCATGAGTTTACCTCCCTGGTGCTGGCTCTGCTCCAGGTCAGCGGCAGAGCCCCCAAAGTCGATCAGAACGTCATTGATCAGATCAAAGCCATTAAAGGAGAATATCGTTTTGAAACCTATGTCAGCCTGAGCTGCCATATTTGTCCGGACATTGTTCAGGCCCTGAATATGATGAGTGTTTTAAATCCGGGCATTACCCACACCATGGTGGACGGCGGTGTTTTCCGGGAAGAGGCTGAGGCAAAAAACATTCTGGCAGTGCCGGTGGTTTACCTTAACGGCGAATTTTTCCACAGCGGCCGGATCAGTGTGGAAGAAGTTATTGCCAAATTGGGCGGCGGCCCTGACGTATCCCAGCTTGCCGCTAAAGAGCCCTTTGATACTTTGATTATCGGCGGCGGCCCGGCGGGAGTCAGTGCGGCGATTTATGCGGCGAGAAAGGGGATTCGCACCGGACTGGTGGCTGAGCGTCTTGGCGGTCAGGTGCAGGAAACTCTCGGCATTGAAAACTTTATCAGTATCAAATATACCGAAGGCCCCACCGTGGCGGCAAATCTGGAGGAGCATCTGAGGGAGTATCAAATCGACGTGATCAAGGCGCAGCGCTGCCGCCGCCTGGAGAAAAAAGACCTGATAGAAATTGAGCTGGAAAATGGGTCCGTCCTCAGGAGCAAGGCTGTAATCCTGGCCACCGGCGCTCGCTGGCGCAATATCTGCGTACCGGGAGAGGCTGAATTCAAGACTAAGGGTGTGGCCTACTGCCCCCATTGCGACGGCCCTATATTTAAGGGAAAACGGGTGGCCGTGATCGGCGGCGGCAATTCCGGGATTGAAGCGGCGATTGATTTGGCCGGAATTACGGAACATGTGACGGTGCTGGAATTTATGCCGGAACTGAAAGCCGACCTGGTGCTGCAGCAGCGGCTGGACAGTCTTCCCAATGTGACGGTCTTAAAAAATGTTCAGACGAAAGAAATCACCGGCACAGACAGGGTCGACGGCCTTACTTACATTGACCGGGCAACAGGAGAAGAGCATCATATAGACCTGGCAGGGGTCTTTATCCTAATCGGTCTTGTCCCCAATACCGATTGGCTGGATGGTGCGGTCGAGCGCAACCGCTTCGGTGAAATCCTGGTGGACAGCCGCGGCGCCACGAATGTGCCGGGAGTGTTCGCCGCAGGAGACTGCACCAACAGTCACTACAAGCAGATCATTATCGCTATGGGATCCGGCGCCAGCGCGGCATTAGCCGCATTTGACCATTTAATCCGAAATTGA
- the ahpC gene encoding alkyl hydroperoxide reductase subunit C has translation MALLGTVVKPFKAQAYHNGKFIEVTETDFKGKWSVVCFYPADFSRVCPTELEDLQDHYPAFRELGVEVYSVSTDTHFVHKAWHENSEAIRKVTYPMIGDPSHALSKNFEILAEEGGLANRGTFIIDPDGVIQAIEINAKGIARDASILLHKLKAAQYIRNNPGEVCPAKWGRESAAAPKASLDLAGRFKR, from the coding sequence ATGGCATTACTCGGAACAGTGGTCAAACCATTCAAAGCGCAGGCTTATCATAACGGCAAATTTATCGAGGTTACAGAAACGGATTTCAAAGGCAAATGGAGCGTGGTATGCTTCTATCCGGCGGATTTTTCCCGCGTATGCCCCACAGAGCTGGAAGATCTGCAGGATCATTATCCCGCTTTCAGAGAACTGGGGGTGGAAGTATACTCTGTCTCCACCGATACTCATTTTGTCCATAAGGCCTGGCATGAAAACTCAGAGGCTATTCGGAAAGTCACCTATCCCATGATTGGTGATCCCTCCCATGCCCTGTCGAAAAACTTTGAAATACTGGCCGAAGAAGGCGGACTGGCCAATCGCGGCACATTCATCATCGATCCGGACGGCGTGATACAGGCGATTGAAATTAACGCCAAGGGCATCGCACGTGATGCAAGCATACTGCTTCATAAGCTGAAAGCCGCACAATATATCAGGAATAACCCCGGCGAAGTCTGCCCGGCCAAATGGGGACGGGAAAGCGCCGCCGCGCCTAAAGCAAGCCTGGATCTTGCAGGAAGATTTAAGAGGTGA
- a CDS encoding acyclic terpene utilization AtuA family protein — protein MKKLRIGSGAGYSGDRIEPAAELAAKGDIQYLCFECLAERTIAIAQQAKLEDPNAGYDALLTARMEAVLGICKQKNIKIITNMGAANPAAGALKIKEIAQKMGIKGLKIAAVSGDDVLEIIKKQDLIIEETGEKLSTIQDKMVSANAYLGAEPIVEALRNGANVVITGRISDPALFVAPIIHEFGWSMDDWTRLGKATVMGHLLECAGQVTGGYYADPGFKDVPGLGRLGFPIAEIQKDGSFIITKVPEAGGNVTLDTCKEQLVYEIHDPAAYITPDVVADFSGVEFSLVEKDKVAVTGGAGRQKTEFLKVSVGYVDSYIGEGQISYAGPGAANRGQLALDIVAERLKLMGVQYQEIRFDLIGLNSLHGAALSSGHEPYEVRARVAGRTQNMKEAVRIGNEVETLYTNGPAGGAGAWKSAREVVAIVSALIPRNLVKANVHYEVI, from the coding sequence ATGAAAAAACTACGTATTGGATCCGGTGCCGGTTATTCCGGCGACAGGATCGAGCCTGCCGCAGAGCTTGCGGCAAAAGGCGATATTCAGTATTTGTGCTTCGAATGCCTGGCGGAAAGAACGATAGCCATAGCTCAACAGGCTAAGCTGGAAGATCCCAACGCCGGCTATGACGCTTTGCTGACGGCCAGAATGGAAGCTGTTCTGGGCATTTGCAAACAAAAGAACATCAAAATCATTACCAATATGGGAGCGGCCAATCCTGCCGCCGGCGCCCTGAAGATCAAGGAGATCGCCCAAAAGATGGGGATCAAGGGATTGAAGATTGCGGCCGTCAGCGGTGATGATGTCCTGGAGATTATCAAAAAACAGGACCTCATCATCGAGGAAACCGGGGAAAAATTATCAACGATTCAGGATAAAATGGTATCCGCCAATGCCTACCTGGGGGCGGAACCAATCGTTGAGGCCCTTAGAAACGGGGCCAACGTGGTCATTACCGGCCGAATTTCCGATCCGGCCCTGTTTGTGGCCCCCATTATTCATGAATTTGGCTGGTCCATGGATGACTGGACCCGCTTGGGCAAGGCTACTGTCATGGGCCATTTGCTGGAGTGCGCCGGTCAGGTTACAGGCGGTTATTATGCCGATCCCGGTTTCAAAGATGTTCCCGGGCTTGGCCGGCTTGGTTTCCCTATTGCCGAAATCCAGAAGGATGGCTCCTTTATCATCACCAAGGTGCCGGAGGCCGGCGGCAATGTTACCCTGGATACCTGCAAAGAGCAGCTTGTCTATGAGATTCATGATCCGGCGGCCTATATCACTCCGGACGTTGTGGCCGACTTCAGCGGAGTGGAATTTAGCCTGGTGGAAAAAGACAAGGTGGCGGTAACCGGCGGTGCCGGACGGCAAAAAACCGAATTCCTCAAGGTTTCCGTCGGCTATGTGGACAGCTATATCGGCGAAGGCCAGATCAGCTACGCCGGTCCCGGAGCGGCTAACCGCGGTCAGCTGGCCCTGGACATCGTAGCCGAGAGATTAAAGCTGATGGGGGTTCAGTACCAGGAAATCCGGTTTGATCTGATCGGCTTGAATTCGCTGCATGGCGCCGCACTGTCGTCGGGGCATGAACCTTACGAAGTCCGGGCGAGAGTGGCGGGCCGCACGCAAAATATGAAAGAAGCGGTCCGCATCGGCAATGAAGTGGAAACCCTGTATACCAACGGGCCCGCCGGCGGGGCAGGCGCCTGGAAGTCAGCCCGGGAAGTCGTTGCAATAGTTTCTGCCTTGATTCCACGCAATCTGGTTAAAGCCAATGTTCATTACGAGGTGATATAA